In the Sarcophilus harrisii chromosome 3, mSarHar1.11, whole genome shotgun sequence genome, one interval contains:
- the PSMD12 gene encoding LOW QUALITY PROTEIN: 26S proteasome non-ATPase regulatory subunit 12 (The sequence of the model RefSeq protein was modified relative to this genomic sequence to represent the inferred CDS: inserted 5 bases in 3 codons; deleted 2 bases in 2 codons; substituted 12 bases at 12 genomic stop codons), whose protein sequence is MGRHVAWLAEKQVEFFMQXTRLYLSLKKHLXTQIIHTQKITIKFXXESAEKLKFKYCKXMTXLWFIMRIFYLSIXKLTELLCDTFCVQAESEKWQQVLKMGFFVFCPTLSKLELGHXISSNKNLDHFSKYKNLLKMFIAMELIHXTILVENCGKEXISSSTTNIFGYSKKSKNKRXKDLRNKIVEHNNRKCPCFIPLCQXMGMTQLLDLSIDELEMILSNLVVCXNRLRGINKFQKLKNPNXLNNXPQKLNSL, encoded by the exons ATGGGAAGA CATGTAGCATGGTTAGCAGAAAAGCAAGTGGAATTTTTCATGCAGTAAACGAGGCTTTATCTATCTTTGAAAAAACATTT TACCCAAATCatccacacacaaaaaattaccattaaattttaataagaaagtgcagaaaaattaaagtttaaatacTGTAAATAGATGACTTAATTGTGGTTCATCATGAGGATTTTTTATTTGTCCATCTGAAAACTGACAGAGCTCTTATGTGATACTTTTTGTGTGCAGGCTGAAAGTGAAAAGTGGCAGCAAGTGCTAAAGATGGGATTCTTTGTATTTTGTCCCACTTTGAGTAAGTTAGAGTTGGGTCATTAAATAAGTAGTAACAAAAAT CTAGACCACTTTTCTAAATacaagaatcttttaaaaatgtttattgctaTGGAATTGATTCATTGAACCATATTAGTTGAGAATTGTGGAAAAGA GATCTCAAGTTCCacaacaaatatttttggttattcaaagaaaagtaaaaac aaaagatagaaagatctGAGAAACAAGATTGTGGAACATAATAATAGAAAATGTCCGTGTTTTATACCACTATGTCAATAAATGGGGATGACCCAACTTCTGGATCTTTCTATTGATGAATTGGAAATGATTCTTTCAAACTTAGTGGTTTGCTAAAATAGGTTAAGAGGAATTAACAAGTTTCAGAAACTGAAGAACCCAA TACTAAATAACTGACCCCAGAAACTGAACTCATTATAA